A DNA window from Drosophila pseudoobscura strain MV-25-SWS-2005 chromosome 2, UCI_Dpse_MV25, whole genome shotgun sequence contains the following coding sequences:
- the pasha gene encoding microprocessor complex subunit DGCR8 translates to MSEDADTMAQELPAPANRKRARLEDEEQALKVAGFSLSAIEEMRQTRDAELQSETMDQQLRQFQVLDEIGTASDEDESEDENSEKLTGENGGDDEDAGDGEGDEYDSSDFDDDEIENLLDEKLPDELRESKRPKYEQRFKTVMEEKRHNHFEVLPEGWVQVTHNSGIPLFLHRKTRVCCASRPYFLGTGSARKHAVPLGAIPCLNYRRALDEEAEAEQQIKESTPPAGVCPIAAVAKAAEEEPMAVEGKETSEATTEHTTTTKPDVKNEAQPETLAAVMPAAKIVTVKENTQTESVTPDQLNAYCQKLFKFKVIRVLRFRSWNARRRFTKNRKHIKNIQRPTLPDGTKLIKFPILAASGEGNTNPRARKEWIMNPNGKSFVCILHEYVQHALKTQPTYEFKELQNAATPYSAIVSVNNLKYGTGYGTSKKQAKSEAARETLEILIPDVKDKITGNKDTKGATAKKGQSDLSVFDDIRIEDPRVTEFCNKTTEPSPNAILLTCLQRNYGSDVQISQEINRTANNKNEFTMTVGKHTAKVVCKNKREGKQLASQAILQILHPHIQTWGSLLRLYGNNSIKTFKEKKLEEQEITVLQSKAAVNQPNYAILEKLKMEMLKLSAKQESVLTMGTFVPPNDVDLPTSSGSNLNNVEL, encoded by the exons ATGTCCGAGGATGCAGATACCATGGCACAGGAGTTGCCGGCTCCGGCAAATAGGAAGCGCGCCCGACTGGAGGATGAGGAGCAGGCGCTAAAGGTTGCCGGCTTCTCGCTGAGCGCCATTGAAGAGATGCGACAGACACGCGACGCCGAGTTGCAGAGCGAGACCATGGACCAGCAGCTGCGCCAGTTCCAGGTGCTCGACGAGATAGGCACGGCCAGCGATGAGGATGAGTCAG AAGACGAAAATAGCGAAAAGCTGACAGGCGAAAACGGTGGCGATGACGAAGATGCTGGCGATGGTGAGGGAGATGAATACGATTCCTCGGACTTTGATGACGACGAAATTGAGAATCTCCTGGATGAGAAGCTGCCTGATGAACTGCGCGAATCCAAGCGACCCAAATACGAGCAGCGCTTCAAGACCGTAATGGAAG AGAAGCGTCACAATCACTTCGAGGTGCTGCCCGAGGGTTGGGTGCAAGTGACGCATAACAGCGGTATTCCGCTCTTCCTGCACCGTAAGACGCGCGTCTGTTGCGCCTCTCGGCCGTACTTCCTGGGCACCGGAAGTGCCCGCAAGCATGCCGTACCATTGGGGGCTATACCCTGCCTAAACTATCGTCGTGCTCTGGATGAAGAGGCCGAGGCTGAACAGCAAATCAAAGAGTCCACCCCGCCGGCAGGCGTTTGTCccattgctgctgttgccaagGCCGCTGAAGAGGAACCTATGGCTGTGGAGGGTAAGGAGACAAGCGAAGCTACCACAGAGCATACGACGACGACTAAGCCCGATGTTAAGAACGAGGCACAGCCCGAGACACTTGCGGCTGTGATGCCAGCAGCAAAAATCGTCACCGTCAAGGAGAACACACAGACGGAGTCGGTGACTCCGGACCAACTGAATGCGTACTGCCAGAAGCTGTTCAAGTTCAAGGTGATCCGTGTGCTGCGCTTCCGCAGCTGGAATGCGCGCCGCAGGTTCACCAAGAACCGAAAGCACATCAAAAACATCCAGAGACCCACTCTGCCCGATGGCACGAAGCTTATCAAGTTCCCCATTCTAGCGGCTAGCGGAGAGGGCAACACCAATCCTCGTGCGCGCAAGGAATGGATCATGAACCCGAACGGCAAAAGCTTTGTCTGCATCCTCCACGAGTATGTGCAGCACGCCTTGAAGACGCAGCCCACCTACGAATTCAAGGAGTTGCAGAATGCGGCGACGCCCTATTCGGCGATCGTTTCGGTGAACAATCTGAAGTATGGTACGGGCTATGGCACCAGCAAAAAGCAGGCCAAATCGGAGGCGGCACGAGAGACCCTGGAGATTCTCATACCCGATGTTAAGGACAAAATAACGGGCAACAAGGACACGAAGGGCGCCACAGCCAAAAAGGGACAAAGCGATCTATCA GTATTCGATGACATCCGGATTGAGGATCCCCGAGTCACCGAATTCTGCAACAAGACGACAGAGCCTTCTCCCAATGCCATTCTCCTCACGTGTCTGCAGCGTAATTACGGCAGCGATGTGCAAATTAGCCAAGAGATTAATCGGAcagccaacaacaagaacGAGTTTACCATGACCGTCGGCAAGCACACCGCCAAGGTGGTGTGCAAGAACAAGCGCGAAGGCAAGCAGCTGGCCTCGCAGGCCATCCTCCAG ATACTGCACCCGCACATCCAAACGTGGGGCTCTCTATTGCGTTTGTATGGCAACAATTCGATCAAGACGTTCAAGGAGAAGAAGCTAGAAGAGCAGGAGATCACCGTGCTGCAGAGCAAGGCGGCAGTGAATCAGCCAAACTACGCCATTCTCGAGAAGCTCAAGATGGAGATGCTCAAGCTGTCCGCCAAGCAGGAGAGCGTCCTCACCATGGGCACCTTTGTCCCTCCCAACGATGTCGATCTGCCCACATCGTCTGGCTCCAATCTGAACAATGTAGAATTATAG
- the yellow-e3 gene encoding protein yellow: MSSIQSILILLGVFCAVQSQKLFVKELHTLHQWTNISSSHQFLPVDVDIEYGDEGRHRTFLTIPRLSLETPFTLATVVASDNELLENPRLEAYPSAEWHILPNNCSGLTSAIRTFIDECWRLWVVDSGQVNSLQLCPPQILTFDLVKDELVQRHTLPPHAYTPSVSIFTALVVDLVESGAPNKCLGGKAYVSDAWGYGLIVYDSLSGKSWRIEHDSMKPVERLTRSSNSHAGIFTVSLSPSEAKDRFLYFHTLNGLNEVAIPLSLVNNETVWQSANSSEVKDQFRVLGTRGIQCESEVMDISGNLYCSLISLGALISWEEHSNYTADDLRVVAYNPQKIKFVTGLKINRNSKGEEELWALSSEPKLFVGGTLRENEVEFQIIGCRTADLLANTPCTVGAAETTPTLTQV, from the exons ATGTCGAGCATCCAAAGTATTTTGATCCTGCTGGGAGTTTTCTGTGCGGTGCAGTCCCAGAAATTGTTTGTGAAAGAGCTCCATACACTACACCAGTGGACGAATATTAGTTCGAGCCACCAGTTCCTCCCCGTGGATGTGGACATCGAGTACGGAGATGAGGGGAGGCACCGCACCTTCCTTACTATTCCACGCCTGAGCCTGGAAACGCCCTTCACATTAGCCACTGTGGTCGCCAGTGACAACGAGCTATTGGAGAATCCTCGCCTGGAGGCCTACCCCAGTGCAGAGTGGCATATTCTACCGAATAACTGTTCCGGCCTCACCTCTGCCATAAGAACCTTC ATCGATGAATGCTGGCGCCTTTGGGTGGTCGACTCGGGGCAGGTGAACTCGCTGCAGCTGTGTCCCCCTCAGATTCTCACCTTCGATTTGGTCAAGGATGAGCTGGTGCAGCGGCACACATTACCCCCACACGCGTACACGCCCAGCGTGTCGATCTTCACGGCTCTTGTGGTGGATCTGGTGGAGAGCGGGGCACCAAATAAGTGCCTGGGTGGCAAGGCGTACGTATCCGATGCCTGGGGCTATGGCCTGATCGTCTACGACTCTCTCAGCGGCAAGTCGTGGCGCATAGAGCACGATTCGATGAAGCCTGTGGAGCGCCTTACCCGCTCCAGCAACTCGCACGCGGGCATATTCACAGTGAGCTTGAGCCCTAGCGAAGCCAAAG ATCGATTTTTGTACTTCCACACTCTGAATGGCTTAAATGAGGTCGCCATTCCACTTTCTCTGGTCAATAATGAAACTGTTTGGCAGTCCGCTAACTCCAGCGAAGTCAAGGATCAGTTCCGCGTACTCGGCACAAGAGGCATTCAGTGCGAATCGGAAGTTATGGACATCTCTGGCAATCTGTACTGCAGTCTCATTAGCTTGGGAGCTCTCATTAGCTGGGAGGAGCACTCAAATTACACGGCGGATGACCTGCGGGTCGTGGCCTATAACCCGCAAAAGATTAAGTTCGTCACTGGCCTCAAGATCAACCGAAACTCCAAAGGCGAGGAGGAGCTCTGGGCCCTGAGCAGCGAGCCGAAACTTTTTGTCGGTGGCACATTGCGGGAGAATGAGGTCGAGTTCCAAATAATTGGATGTCGCACCGCTGACCTGCTTGCCAATACTCCGTGTACGGTGGGGGCTGCGGAGACCACGCCCACGCTCACGCAAGTATAG
- the yellow-e2 gene encoding protein yellow, protein MNILPFFLLALLSLTTAQYYTHRPKPSQPAFEHDQQYKKLHRVYEWKNIQYGFPSEREREEVLRSGRYNPDSPIPIDIDVYYPPQGGAVRHFITTPRFGQGVPYSLAYVTQVQRENGSEIQAYPSYDWHKTHGGDCDGLTSVYRVHIDACGQMWILDSGEIEFVQHCAPQVVVIDLATNQLIHRYRLPEDTFKAKVSRFVTILADIQDPPPQGVCKDAYVYMADPTSKAIVVYDVKGNRSWRVENKFTYPDARFGTLTVAGESFELLDGALALAITPNGLGLRRHLIFHALSNELELAIPLDVLQNSTRWQQGISSSLQEFVTLGRRGVQCAAHAISRRGFWFCGFLEPIGIFGWNIQTPYARPNLQLLALNPDTLQFVSGMKIVTRPSDGQEELWLLSNRLQKVFGGTIDYKEINYRVQRCDVDDMLQGRGCAGS, encoded by the exons AT GAATATTTTACCATTTTTTCTATTGGCCCTACTAAGTCTGACCACGGCACAGTACTACACTCATAGGCCAAAACCAAGCCAGCCAGCATTCGAGCATGACCAACAGTACAAGAAGCTCCATAGGGTGTACGAGTGGAAGAACATCCAGTATGGTTTCCCCAGTGAACGGGAGCGTGAGGAGGTTCTGCGAAGTGGGCGCTACAATCCCGACAGTCCCATACCCATCGACATAGATGTGTACTACCCGC CTCAGGGTGGGGCAGTGCGTCACTTCATCACGACCCCTCGTTTCGGCCAGGGGGTGCCATACTCCCTGGCCTATGTCACTCAGGTGCAGCGGGAGAACGGCAGCGAGATCCAGGCGTATCCCAGCTACGACTGGCACAAGACCCATGGCGGAGACTGCGATGGACTGACTTCCGTGTATCGAGTGCACATCGATGCCTGCGGCCAGATGTGGATACTCGATAGCGGCGAAATCGAATTCGTCCAGCACTGTGCACCCCAAGTTGTGGTCATCGATCTGGCCACCAACCAGCTGATACACCGCTACCGTCTTCCGGAGGACACCTTTAAGGCAAAGGTCAGCAGATTCGTAACCATCTTGGCGGACATTCAGGACCCTCCGCCGCAGGGAGTGTGCAAGGACGCCTATGTGTATATGGCCGATCCCACGAGCAAGGCTATTGTCGTATACGATGTAAAGGGCAACAGATCCTGGCGCGTGGAGAACAAGTTCACGTACCCCGACGCAAGGTTTGGCACCCTCACTGTGGCCGGGGAGAGCTTCGAACTGTTGGACGGAGCCTTGGCCTTGGCCATAACTCCCAACGGGCTGGGCCTGCGTCGTCACCTCATCTTTCATGCACTGTCCAACGAACTGGAGCTTGCCATACCCTTGGACGTGCTCCAGAATTCCACAAGATGGCAGCAAGGCATCAGCTCATCTCTGCAGGAATTCGTAACCCTTGGAAGAAGAGGTGTGCAGTGCGCTGCACATGCTATTAGCAGGAGAGGCTTCTGGTTCTGCGGCTTCCTGGAACCCATCGGCATCTTCGGCTGGAATATACAGACACCATATGCCAGGCCCAATCTCCAGCTGCTCGCTCTCAACCCCGACACCTTGCAATTTGTTAGTGGCATGAAGATCGTAACACGGCCCAGCGATGGCCAGGAGGAGCTGTGGCTTCTCTCGAATCGTCTCCAGAAGGTATTTGGCGGAACCATCGACTACAAAGAGATCAATTATCGGGTGCAGCGCTGCGACGTGGATGACATGCTGCAGGGACGGGGCTGTGCGGGCTCTTAG
- the yellow-e gene encoding L-dopachrome tautomerase yellow-f2, producing MLRILAAVLCALLWPASRALTPGLQVAKQWKLLRYNFQPQAPVNDANFYSPQNVLITGVAVTDNRIFVATPKLFTGVPSTVSWVSKAEFGDSPTLQAFPDWSFSNTARSDFNCSDLILTSVYRLRLDSCNRLWLLDAGVSRSLEDYEITCPPKILVVDLATDRVVRRIDFPPEVLRGESLFTNMVIDETTAKTCDDVFVYITDTVEPGIVVYDSGKDVTWRVSHPAMYPDPDFAQSEILNDRFVLMDGVVGLTFDERKGVVYFQPLATDRVFSVHKNVLRAGPLPDGKMLDVKLVGKKSSQGIGLSVSPFDSSLIFSPLSETAIASWNPSTNQQSVLAYDRDQLQFVADITTTRSEPGVIYAISSKFHRFFLKNLDSNEFNNRIVRLELPSGSLLGHHLALPPAPAHNSLLNYGLYNTHSQASTNALQTYFSSPALTTPFTTKTPFRFESAGVVQYGVRNPFTALNQGEAFPPSKATRDNYQRSYLDTLVGTSAPAAPTRLVSAPTPYTTRHSGYYYQRGKRELQAESDEEEH from the exons ATGCTCAGGATCCTTGCCGCAGTACTTTGTGCGCTCCTCTGGCCGGCCAGTCGGGCCCTGACTCCTGGCCTGCAGGTGGCCAAGCAGTGGAAGCTCCTGCGCTACAACTTCCAGCCACAGGCGCCGGTCAACGATGCCAACTTCTACAGCCCCCAGAACGTTCTCATCACGGGAGTGGCCGTCACGGATAACCGCATCTTCGTGGCCACTCCGAAGCTGTTTACGGGCGTGCCCTCTACCGTGAGCTGGGTGTCCAAGGCGGAGTTCGGTGACTCACCCACCCTGCAGGCCTTCCCCGACTGGTCCTTCTCCAACACGGCCCGCAGCGACTTCAACTGCAGCGACCTCATCCTGACCTCGGTCTACCGCCTGCGCCTAGACTCCTGCAACCGCCTATGGCTACTGGATGCGGGGGTCTCCCGCTCGCTGGAGGACTACGAGATCACCTGTCCACCCAAGATACTGGTGGTGGATCTGGCGACGGACCGGGTAGTGCGTCGCATCGACTTTCCTCCCGAGGTGCTGCGCGGCGAATCGCTCTTCACCAACATGGTGATCGACGAGACGACGGCGAAGACCTGCGACGATGTGTTTGTGTATATCACGGACACGGTGGAGCCCGGCATTGTAGTCTACGACAGTGGCAAGGACGTCACTTGGCGAGTCTCCCATCCGGCCATGTATCCCGATCCCGACTTTGCCCAGTCCGAGATCCTCAACGATCGCTTCGTCTTGATGGATGGAGTTGTGGGCTTGACCTTTGACGAGCGCAAGGGAGTGGTCTATTTCCAGCCTCTGGCCACCGATCG TGTTTTTTCGGTGCACAAGAATGTGCTGCGTGCCGGACCACTGCCCGACGGAAAGATGCTGGACGTGAAACTGGTGGGCAAGAAGTCCTCCCAGGGCATCGGCCTGTCCGTCTCGCCCTTCGACAGCAGCCTTATCTTCAGCCCGCTCAGCGAGACGGCCATCGCCTCGTGGAACCCCTCGACCAACCAGCAGTCGGTTCTGGCCTACGACCGCGACCAGCTGCAGTTCGTGGCGGATATAACCACCACCCGCTCGGAGCCGGGCGTCATCTACGCCATCTCCTCGAAGTTCCACCGCTTCTTCCTGAAGAACCTTGACTCCAACGAGTTCAACAACCGCATAGTGCGCCTGGAGCTGCCCTCCGGCTCCCTGTTGGGCCACCACCTGGCCCTGCCCCCGGCCCCCGCGCACAACAGCCTGCTCAATTACGGCCTCTACAACACCCACTCGCAAGCCTCCACGAACGCCCTGCAGACGTACTTCAGCAGCCCAGCGCTGACCACGCCCTTCACAACCAAGACGCCCTTCAGATTCGAGAGTGCCGGCGTCGTCCAATACGGCGTGCGGAACCCCTTCACGGCGCTCAACCAAGGCGAGGCCTTTCCGCCCAGCAAGGCCACCCGGGACAACTACCAGCGCTCCTACCTGGACACCCTGGTGGGCACCTCTGCGCCGGCGGCACCTACGAGATTGGTCTCGGCCCCCACGCCCTACACGACCCGCCACAGCGGATATTACTATCAGCGCGGGAAGCGGGAGCTGCAGGCGGAATCggatgaggaggagcactAA